The Pecten maximus chromosome 11, xPecMax1.1, whole genome shotgun sequence genome has a segment encoding these proteins:
- the LOC117337065 gene encoding protein toll-like yields the protein MTLFLKAMDPFDSKSVFGFLVLAYVSTLITATNPCSYGYSVCTIENSTLSELCCIENCCNVESSCRGSKYKEIRCVRNTQPLWKMSELEPLDVEYTTIRGSSVVSGRYGIKAKLEHEAGYLNALPDNICQYQLLVYVDLSGNNINEIRNISCLTKLDTLDLSENQVSFIYNRTFRGLVSLRNLNLANNKISYIEPYSWSHQTSSILNIQLEGNNLSEIDVTNVIINRPFCNLNYRHNNIENIVNEAGWTLTADDEIVQGGFIDLTENSISGVIDFLNLGVADLKVLGKIYSYGIDIRDVPFQCDCRMEPFFQLAESSLMIIWRSYFDMYCFSPEQLRNQSIPELIRNKQYDLFICDIPQTEGCPYNCNCYKQPSRDRVVVNCSGHGLDMMPKHVPRNDLPLEIYLDNNIISSLKWRGYLNQTRKLVLSNNSITTMEGRAVNQLQNAMEVDLRGNTELNDLPEDIRYLKPSIFIFGELTINCNCSNTWYGEWIKMHENQKGTINNFWCQTERSTKEAAEVVTEELLDCSKASMLPTWIAVTLAVLSTLILGISLIVKVFKYEIYLLFRTLRSKYKTYPDMYYDVYISYDETTDEINKWIMHGLLPALEQDGYRVCIPARDFNVGIPYEDEIADFMGRSKFVLMLFSNNERNVFWDLEWKRAWYLYTRYQIKNIILINFDILDYDSVTHPVLRAFVRLGMSLDFANMKQSLITDIKKKLGCSRRRNRRLKN from the exons ATGACG TTGTTCCTGAAGGCAATGGACCCTTTTGATTCAAAATCGGTATTTGGATTCCTAGTGTTGGCGTACGTCAGTACTCTTATCACTGCTACCAATCCATGTTCCTATGGATATTCAGTGTGTACTATAGAAAACTCAACACTTTCAGAGTTATGCTGCATTGAAAACTGCTGTAACGTTGAGTCGTCCTGTCGTGGTAGTAAATATAAAGAGATTCGTTGCGTTCGCAACACTCAGCCTCTTTGGAAGATGAGCGAGTTAGAGCCATTGGATGTGGAATACACGACGATTCGTGGGTCTTCTGTAGTTAGTGGGCGATATGGTATCAAAGCGAAGCTGGAACACGAAGCTGGATACCTGAACGCCCTTCCAGATAACATATGTCAGTACCAACTTTTGGTTTATGTTGACTTAAGTGGGaacaatataaatgaaataagaaatatatcGTGTCTTACTAAATTGGATACATTAGATTTGAGTGAGAACCAAGTATCGTTCATCTACAATCGTACATTCCGAGGACTTGTGTCACTGCGCAACCTAAATTTGGCAAATAACAAGATAAGCTACATAGAACCCTATTCCTGGTCTCATCAAACGTCTTCTATACTTAATATTCAGCTGGAGGGCAATAATCTATCAGAAATTGACGTAACGAATGTCATCATCAATCGACCTTTTTGTAATCTTAATTACAGACATAACAACATTGAAAATATCGTCAACGAAGCTGGATGGACTTTGACAGCAGACGATGAAATCGTACAAGGTGGTTTCATTGACCTGACTGAGAACAGCATTTCTGGTGTCATTGACTTTCTAAATCTTGGTGTTGCTGACCTTAAAGTCTTAGGGAAGATATATTCTTATGGTATAGACATTCGTGATGTCCCCTTCCAATGTGATTGTAGAATGGAGCCATTCTTTCAGTTAGCTGAATCTAGCCTTATGATCATATGGAgaagttattttgatatgtactGCTTCTCCCCAGAACAACTACGTAATCAGTCTATACCGGAACTGATACGGAATAAGCAGTACGATCTATTTATATGTGATATTCCACAAACTGAAGGTTGTCCTTACAATTGCAATTGCTATAAACAGCCAAGCAGAGATCGTGTGGTCGTAAATTGCTCAGGGCATGGACTTGATATGATGCCTAAACACGTTCCCAGAAATGATCTTCCCCTTGAGATATATCTAGACAATAACATTATATCCAGCTTAAAGTGGCGAGGATACCTTAACCAAACACGGAAGTTAGTCTTATCCAACAACTCCATAACTACGATGGAGGGCCGTGCTGTTAATCAACTACAGAACGCAATGGAAGTAGATTTACGGGGAAACACGGAACTCAATGATCTACCTGAAGATATACGTTACTTAAAACCAAGCATTTTCATTTTCGGAGAACTTACAATTAACTGCAATTGTAGCAATACATGGTATGGAGAATGGATAAAAATGCATGAGAACCAAAAAGGAACCATAAATAACTTCTGGTGCCAGACCGAACGCAGTACTAAGGAGGCTGCTGAGGTAGTAACAGAAGAATTGCTAGATTGTAGTAAAGCGTCGATGCTGCCGACATGGATTGCGGTTACTCTGGCAGTATTGTCAACTCTTATCTTGGGGATTTCGTTGATCGTGAAGGTATTTAAGTACGAAATTTACCTGTTGTTCCGTACTCTAAGAAGCAAATATAAGACATACCCAGATATGTACtatgatgtttatatatcatatgatgAAACAACTGACGAGATAAATAAGTGGATCATGCATGGATTACTTCCAGCACTTGAACAGGATGGTTACCGCGTTTGTATCCCAGCTAGAGATTTCAATGTAGGTATTCCGTATGAAGATGAAATTGCTGATTTTATGGGACGCAGCAAATTTGTTTTAATGCTCTTTTCAAACAATGAGAGAAACGTGTTTTGGGATTTGGAATGGAAGCGTGCATGGTATTTGTATACCCGGTATCAAATCAAGAACATTATCCtgataaattttgatattttagacTATGATTCCGTGACCCACCCCGTTCTAAGAGCGTTTGTCCGGCTTGGAATGTCTCTTGACTTTGCCAATATGAAGCAATCATTAATTACCGATATTAAGAAAAAACTGGGTTGTTCAAGAAGAAGAAATCGTCGTTTAAAGAACTAA
- the LOC117337166 gene encoding protein toll-like, with the protein MSSSIDHFVILITEHNNIENIVNEAGWTLTADDEIVQGGFVDLTKNCMSGIIDFLNLGVTDLKVFGKTYSYGIDIRDVPFQCDCRMEPFFQLAESALQVVWRSYFDMYCFSPEQLRNRSIPELIRNKQYDLFICDIPQTEGCPYNCNCYKQPSRDRVVVNCSGHGLDIMPQHVPRNDLPLEIYLDNNIISSLEWREYLNRTRKLSLSNNSITTMEGSAVNQLQNATEVDLRGEKGIKNLPEDIRYLKPSIFMFGELTIYCNCDNTWFGNWIKMHLNEKGESNNFWCHTVNSAKEAAEVVTEEFLDCRKPSILPKWITISLAVLTSLILGISLIAKIFQYEIYLLFRTLRSKYKTYPDRYYDVYVSYDETTDEINKWIMNGLLPALENDGYRVCIPARDFSVGITYENEIADFMGRSKFVLTLFSKNVRSVSWHLEWKHAWYLYTSYQIKNIILINLDILDYDSVTHPVLRAFVRLGMYLDFANMKQSLIADIKKIIGCSSRSNRRLKNEYTNCKTRFNRHDMLQKQCN; encoded by the coding sequence ATGTCATCATCAATCGACCATTTTGTAATCTTGATTACGGAACATAACAACATTGAAAATATCGTTAACGAAGCTGGATGGACTTTGACAGCGGACGATGAAATCGTACAAGGTGGTTTCGTCGATTTGACTAAAAACTGCATGTCTGGCATCATCGACTTTCTAAATCTTGGTGTTACTGACCTTAAAGTCTTCGGAAAGACATATTCTTATGGCATAGACATTCGTGATGTCCCCTTCCAATGTGATTGTAGAATGGAGCCATTCTTCCAGTTGGCAGAATCTGCCCTTCAGGTGGTATGGAgaagttattttgatatgtactGCTTCTCCCCAGAGCAACTACGCAATCGGTCTATACCAGAACTGATCCGGAATAAGCAGTACGATCTGTTTATATGTGATATACCACAAACTGAAGGTTGTCCTTACAATTGCAATTGCTATAAGCAGCCAAGCAGAGATCGTGTGGTCGTAAATTGCTCAGGGCATGGACTTGATATAATGCCGCAACACGTTCCCAGAAATGATCTTCCCCTTGAGATATATCTAGACAATAACATTATATCCAGCTTAGAGTGGCGCGAATACCTTAACCGAACCCGGAAGTTATCCTTATCCAACAACTCTATAACTACGATGGAGGGTAGCGCTGTTAATCAACTACAGAATGCAACAGAAGTAGACTTACGGGGGGAAAAGGGAATCAAGAACCTACCTGAAGATATACGTTACTTAAAACCAAGTATTTTCATGTTTGGAGAATTGACAATTTATTGCAACTGTGACAATACATGGTTTGGAAATTGGATAAAAATGCATCTGAACGAAAAAGGAGAGAGCAACAACTTTTGGTGTCACACTGTAAACAGTGCTAAGGAAGCTGCTGAGGTCGTAACAGAAGAGTTCCTTGATTGTAGGAAACCGTCGATACTGCCAAAATGGATTACGATTTCTCTCGCAGTACTGACATCCCTTATCTTGGGCATTTCTTTAATCGCTAAGATATTTCAGTACGAAATTTACCTGTTGTTCCGTACACTCAGAAGCAAATATAAGACATACCCAGATAGGTATTATGATGTGTATGTATCATATGATGAAACAACTGACGAGATAAATAAGTGGATCATGAATGGATTACTTCCAGCACTGGAAAATGACGGTTACCGAGTTTGTATTCCAGCTAGAGATTTTAGTGTAGGTATCACGTATGAAAATGAAATCGCCGATTTTATGGGACGGAGCAAATTTGTTTTAACGCTCTTTTCAAAAAATGTGAGAAGCGTGTCTTGGCATTTGGAATGGAAGCATGCATGGTATTTGTATACTTCTTATCAAATCAAGAACATTATCCTGATAAATTTAGACATTTTAGACTATGATTCCGTGACCCATCCCGTCTTAAGAGCGTTCGTCCGGCTTGGAATGTACCTTGACTTTGCCAACATGAAGCAGTCGTTAATTGCCGATATCAAGAAAATAATTGGTTGTTCAAGTAGATCAAATCGCCGTTTAAAGAACGAATATACTAACTGCAAAACACGATTTAATCGTCACGATATGCTGCAGAAGCAATGCAATTGA